The segment ATTTTGagattacagttacagttttctCTTGGTTTATTGATGATGAGCTTCTCACCGCTGAGCAGCGGTCTGTTCAAGCTGAAGGATTGTGGCAGGTCCTCGATCTCAGTAATCCTCTGGTACACGGCTCTGGAGAGGTGGTCAGCGTGGTACAGGCTGCCCAGGATGATGCTGGAGAAATAGATCGGCTCGGTGAAGTAGGTCATCAGAGAGCCCTGGAAACCAACCACATTCCACCTGAATAGAAAAGTGAAGGCAAACAATGGTTTGATTTTGAGACATCTATTCTTCTTAAATACAATGAGAGTAGAAGATGTAATGTTGATCATCTTCTTTGCCAAATACTTCAGTTAACTCTATTCTTTATTATTCTGCATTCACGTTTATTCTCTCTCCACTCAATGGTAAGACTCTTTTTCTGCTGCggctctttttcttctttgctgaaTGCTCAGCCATTTGACACAAACCTTGCGATCTTGTCGCTGCAGGACATGGTGAGCAGCCTCTCGCCCTGAAGAACCCCGTCCCATGTCTGGATGGTATTGCTGAAGCGCATGGGGATGGTTCCTTCACCAGACTCAATTTTAGTGCGGAGCTGCCCACGGGCCTTCCTGTTCGGGTGTCTGTCTCCCTGATCTGACACAGGACAAAATGCACACATGTTGTAAAGTGTCTTCAGCCAAGTTAATATTCACCACAGCTGTATTGAACaggtttcttctctttccagcCACTCACCCTCTACTCCAGCTTCATGAGGAGAAAAGATGCGAGCGTCTCCACAGGGCGATGTGCTGATGTAGAGGTGGAACTGGACGTTGTCCTTCAGTTTGTATCCTGCTCTGTTTTCACATCTGCTGAAGATGGATTTCTGGTGCTCCACATCATTGTTACTGAAGACATATAAAGATAGCATGCAACATTAGATGACCAAATTAGGAGGTACTGTACTTtttgtgtcctctgtgtctTACCACAACTCACCTGAGGAAACACTCCAGCTGGGAGTACAGGTACCTAATGAGGGACCTCCGAGCTATAATCTCAGCATGGCAGTCGTTGAGTGCCAAACCTCGGTCACTCATATATTCCCCATTAATACACTTTGTACCCGTGGACACACAGATGACCTGAGCCTCCTTTACATCTGCACCTAGGCAACAAGGTAGGAAGAAATATGTCAGCAGGGAGACACGGATCCTCTAGTTCCAGCTAAGTCGGGGTGGCTGGTTTTGTCATATAGAATAAAAAGATAATCAATAGCTCAATTAAAACTCAATGAATGTATGTGAATATAGATTTACTCTAATATAAGCTTATATAAGAGAAACTGTGATGGTTGGTTCCAAACACTGGGTTTTAAATCTGCTGTTTAGACGCAGCAACTGTTTTACTGGACAGTTTGAAGTAAAACCAAGAAAGACAGAGCACCTGTCGTCATGATGACACCTGCCAATACTTTCCGTCGAGCATGCGGAGACGTAAAGTTGTCTGTCAGCTCGCTGAACTTCTCAACCACCAGACGAGAGACGGTATCTGCCAGGATCTGGGGTGAAAACCCAAATCATAATGGGGGTATAAGTGAAGTCTGATCAGATTGAGACACTCTTTTTTCATCCAGTGTCATGTAATAAGACCAATGAGCAGAAGACAACAAAGAAGTTAAAATCCAGCAAACCCTCTTCTTATCTGCACTCAAACTattactgaatatttaatttagaaatgCTTCATTGGTGTGAATGACAGTGATCTTAGCAGCTTCAAACAGTCAAATCCTCTGCTTCACTCACTGCTCCGGAAGAAAAGCAGAGTGACATGAAAAGGCCATTCAAACCGCAGCGTTCGAATAGCAGTAAGAAGGTGATAATAATTTAGATTGTAGCTTTGTTATCACTGTGCAGGGATTACAGGCAGGGATTAGTTAAAGAGATTCTCAGTATGTTGAACGTGTTTCTCCTGAAGCCGTCTCCATCTTCAATCAGGCTTTGTCAGGGTGGTCACGAGCCACTGCCTTTTTCAGACAAATCCTGACACCTGACAATATTCACGCCCTTCACATGTACTGATAATTGTGTAACAGCTCTCCACTGCTGCAATTAAATTAGACTCGGGCTGGGTATTGTGATTTTTGCAAGACTAGTGCTAATTACAATGCTAATACTGTGTGATACCCGGGGTGATGCAGCTGAAAGGTCAGAAAACTAGTAAACTTTAAGATTCAATTCTTTGGCAGCAGTTTTTTGCCAGTGCCAGTAAAAATCTTTGTAAATACCAGTACCAGAATTACCTGTACCAATAAGAGTACTGGTCTGAATATTGAGACTGGTAACTgaattctttgtctttttcatgcTTACCTGTGGCAGGTGAAGCTGCAGTCCCTCCCTGGGTATTGGTTGCTGTGATGGAGCCTCATCCAGCTTCATGTTAAACAGAGCCGACAGAGCAGCCTGGGCAGCCCGGGCTTTGGCCAGTTTCTTGTTCCTCCCAGAACCCTGGAAACTCTGAGCGTCTACCTTTACTGACATTACAAAGTTCTTTGAATGGCTCTCCCCACTCTCCGACACAAAGTCATACTTGAGACCTGGCCGCAACTCATTCAGGATCATGACAGGGTTCTTGCAGCTTGTTGGCGAGATGAAGATGGAGGGAGCAGGATGTAATGGAGCTTGGATCAGGTCTGGCACAGGGCTAAAGGGTAGTAATGGGTACTCAATTCCAAGTGAATGAAAGGACCCGTGACTATTGGAAGCAACGTAAAAGGAGTTATCTACAGGTATGGATGTCTCAAAGGCATTAAAGAGCATGTCGGGAAAGTCAGCCTGATCCGAGGTGAAGTCTGTGGGAATAGACAGAGTCTGGCCCATGGCCAAGTGGGCTTCAGATGCATTAGGAAACTGAACGAAGGAGCGCAGGGCCTTCTCTGCTGCAATCAGCTTGGCTTTCTTCTTGGTTGGACCCGTGCCCTCGAAGAGCTGCCCGTTAACCTCCACAGTCATCACAAAGACAGGGGCATGGACTGGCCCCGTCTGAGAGAGCAGTTTGTACTGCAGCCCTGGCTTGATCTCATTCAGCTGCATGACGGCGTTCTTAGGCAGAATGGTCCCGGAGGCTTTCTTACGCTTCTTAGGCCTGTACTTGGAATGGGTACGCCCATTACTGCCCTCCTCTAATGGACGTTTTCTCCCACCCCCAGCACTCCTGCTGAGGACTTGGTCTGCCTCAGCTGCAACACCCTCTTTGGAGAAAACATTGTCCAAGTTCCGATTTTCCTTAATATCTGTGCTGCATGAACCTGCAGTGCCCAGAAAGAGTAACTTACAGCGCCTTTGTTGCAgaatgttgtaaatgtaaaatgtagagATTCCTTTTCTCTCCAAGCTAAAGTGAAGTGTGaaatgcattaattaaaaaattctTAGTAATCTTTACTTTCTTTAAGTAAGAAAATAGTCTTAACACAGACAAACCATTAATTATTTCTAGGAGATCCTCTCTGTATTACGAACAATGCTGATAGATCTTGTAAACATCCATTCATAACATCCTCTGGCAAAAGCTCAATAGGCCTTTTGGTGCTCAGGACAAACATAAATTCTACAAACTGCAGGTTGAGATGGGGAGTAGGAAAAGATGAGGTGCAAACAATGGAGTCAGTGTTTCATACTGTTATTTCAGATGACGTGAAAAGAAAAGtacattacatcacattattatgaaACACAAGCACGCTGCGACTGTTGCGGTCAGAGGTAGTGCTGTCATCTACCAGTTATGGGATCAGTTTCCAactccttctccttctgtaTATGTCCAattgtccttgagcaagacaccgAAGCCCTGGTTGACCCATTATGTCAGTTAAGCTGCACGGCAGCTTCGCCATCAgtgctgtgtgcttgtgtgtgtgaatgggtgaatgagaagcagtgtaaaagcactttgagtactAATAAGGTAGGAAAGCGCTGTAGAACATTTACTGCAAGCAGCATTGTAGCTAGATGGATGCATCTATCCATCTAGCTGGCCAATGAGAGCTAACCAGCTCTCACTGTGTTATTAGTCTATGATAATTACAGCAGCTGTGCCTGTACTTTAGTTGTTATGCCAAATATATCCTTTTAGCACTTCATGTAGTGTGTGCAACTGTTTAACAAGCATTTGTAGCATGAATGTTGTCAGTGTTCATTGTGAGGAACAGAGCCACCACATCCACCATAATTATGAATGAAAGCAAAAGTCAGACAGTACAGAGCTCTATTAACTTAAATCTATATTGAATAAATGAGACATTTAAGACATTGAGTGGTTGGTTGGCAGGACAGGGTGGATATCGCTTTATtgtctctcttttccattttctataTGGCTGACACGTGGCTAAGAGTTCAGATGCTCTACACAATCGCCCTGATTTACTAAGACAATTGTGCGTTCCTTTTGTGGGTGTTTTTACTTAGGTGATCTAGAAAAATTGGGAGACAGACAACAGGTGCAAAACAAGGTGAAGACGGAGAcagatttttgtgtgtttcactaaTATCTGTCATGAGATTGAAGAGTGACCAGCGTAAACACAATCAGAGGAATTAAAACTGTTAGTGGGAGAGGTTAATAATCATTTTGATGAACTACAGCAGCTCTCAATAAATAACACTTTATGGAAAGATTGCTTCTATAATTCTCAGGAAACCAGCAACTGCATGAAAGTCATGTTTGTTGTGCAGAAAGTAGAGTCCGCAGATCATATTGGGGGCACGATGCATGCCTCCCTGGCATCAAGTCAATTAAACACATGGCTTACTGTTGTACGAGATGCAGACGGTTAAGTCCCTCTCAACCACAAACTGAACCAATGAGGAGTTTGATTGCAGAAGTTGCAAAATCCACTGTGTATAATTTCAAGGACACTGTCTTCATTGCACACCTTTAAGCTCAGCGTGCACCATTTTTTGAGGGTACAAGTCAAGTTTGGAcatgatttagtttgtttgacatgatttctgttttttagttttatactGAGTGTTCTCCACAGATCCCCATGTTGGCATTAAAGTCTTTCGGTATGTTTTTATGGTATGTCAAATTTCCTAGAATGACTAAACAACAGCTTCATTTTATGAAACAACACTTGTATGGGCCGAGCTTCCAAGTTCTGTGAGAATTCAAAAGGGGGAGGAAactcaaacataaaaaacacaatagcAGTTCATTCCCTGGGCAACAAGAGGGAAGGGTGATTATAGCTGTCTTGGGAATGAGAGAGCATAATGATATTGTTCAGTGACACAGCCAATGCTGTAGCtcagcatgcaaacacattgaCTTTAAGCAAACATAGAAACATTACAAATCACCAAAGTGAACAAGTGAATTCATCGCCAGCCTGCACACAGCCCTCCATGTACTGACAGCCATAATCCACGTTCTCCCTACTGGTTTGACAATGCTTTACACAGTGGAGGGAGAGGATTACTGCTGTCCAAACtcaaataatgaaatgtgtaaaGAGACCCTATCAGCTGAGGCAAACTAAATGCAGGCTGAGCCGTGATCCTCAAGTTCTGGTTCATGTCTTTGAGCACGCCTTTCAGTCTACCATGACAAACCAGATccactgttttaaaataaatttctgGCTTCTCGTCATCTAatttttgcaaataaaaaaactatttattaaaaaaaacattattattattatgacattattattattatgatgttGTATGAACGTGTTCCTTTTGCATGCTTTAGTGTTACGTATTATCCTGACTTCCCCTTGATCCTGTTTCAGTGCACGGtttgagcaaaacaaacacacacaggctactATAGGTAATGCTGGTAAGACTTGAACTGACTGAAAACAGTAACTCACTCATGCTTTGTGTTTCGTCCTGCTCTAGGGTGAGCAGCCTCTCCTGGTTTCGAAGTCGCTGTGCTCGACCTGGaggaaacacacaacattaaactTAAGTCAGAATTGTTTTCAATATGTATGTGACCATCGGAGTAATATGATTGGAAATAACTAATTAGCTAATGCATGACTTATTGTCAGTGCTTTACCTAAATTAACCACACAGTAGGAAGTGAtcactttttatatttctacaCTATTGAtctaaaatgacttttttgACACTAACAGAAAAAGATTGACTGTTTATAAATTCTTGTACCTGGTGGATCAAATCACTGGTGGATCACTATATTTGCCATAAAACTACACTAAACTAGTGTTGCATGGTTGATATAATCCTAATTTTGATGCCACCATGTGTGGTTATACCGTATAAATGGGAAATACTGATTTAATTAGAGAAAATATGTGTTCACAGACAGAAAGTGGTGCtggaatttcaaaataaaagtctctgAACAGAGGGTCGGGAACAGAGTCACAAcaattttttgtgtgttttagttgagaaataaacatttcaaaattaTCCTGCACATTTTAATTGGGCTTGAGATTAGTTGTTTTCCTGAGttgtactgtattatattttatttttattctttttcacaAGGTCTGAGAAGGTCAGCATGAACGATCCCAGGTTCCCTCCTCAGTGCCTGACTCTCCTCCATCCCATTCTCTCTGCATGACTGGGCTCGCCACCAACAACAGATGGCTATCACTGTTCTTCTCGCCCCATGCTGAGGCCTCTGCTATCTCCCAGAGAGGGAATTTAAGCTCAGAGCTGATGTTGAATTTCACACCCCAGAGCTTCAGGATTAACAAGCCCAAAAACTGATGGACAGGCAGGTGGAGGTAGAGGGTGGAGGGTTAGTGCTTTCTTCTGGTGCCTAACAAGCAGGATGTATCTACATGTGTACCCATCGAAGTTAGTGTCCACAGTCTGGGCTTTGATTAATTTTTCCAGGGATGATCACAAAACTGTCCTTGCTTCTTTAACATCTTCCTCCAACGTTCAAGAgcaaacaggaataaaaatgtttcttcagtGGGAAATACAAGTAGAAAGATGGAATGTGATGGACTCAAGTCAAGACAAAAATGTAGCTCTAACGTTTTTGAATTAGCTTTTCACATTAGATGTTATGTATACTTTTAGATCAGGAAATGGTTCATCTGTTAATCATAAATGTGATGAtttgttcagtttctgttcagccTTAACTCTCGCTTGAATTAGAAGTCATACTGAAACATGACTCTGCCCTTCATGCTGTGCTGCTCTCTTTCTACTTGTCTGATGAGGCATTTGATACACTGCGGGGACGgaggatatgtgtgtgtgtgtgtgtgtgtgtgtgtgtgtcagagaccCTGAGTTTCAAAAGAGAATCTGGGATATCAGCAGAGCTTCAGGCTAAAACTTGGAAGCAGGTCAAAGAAAGGGGGGCAGTGGGGGGCAGGGAGCTGAGTAAGGGGAGGTGCGGGTCTCAATCAACTCCTCCACATCAGTGGAGTGGCGGCTGTTTGCCAGACAGAGGTCTGTGGCTGCAGGTTTTGGCAGCGGCACGCCGTGCACGCATCACAGAGCACATCAGTTTATACCTCGTCTGAAATTCACTTTTGCTCCCAGCAGATTAAACTCACACTTGACTTCATCTTACAACACCCCGCTTAACAGGGGCATGGGATTGATGGGCTCCTCACTCTCCCCGCATGCAAAGTATGTACAATAGCTCcgttttttaaacattaattttgtCTGACTTGCTAAACTGAATATCCCAGAGTGGAATACAGAGATTAAAGATCACACTGCACTGAGCGCTTTGGATTGTGGTGACAATAAATGAAGTTTGAATTATTATGTGGATTTAGTGCACTTGAATTTTGCATTTTGAAATCACACATGGGGTAATTAAAATTATAATCAAACCTGTCATACTGTTGTAGATATTTACATATACTGTCAATTTTGAAATGGTTGATTTatatatgtctttttttctgaagcaaaatcatatttttaaaaagctttttgctAATTAATTAACCAAAATCTCTCATGTACCCACCAGAACTTTGATTCAGTATTTTGTTTGAGCCTTTAGAAGAAGCTTCAGCTCAGCATCTTCTTGGTTAAGCCATTTCACAATTATTGAGGCCACCGTGCTCCTGGGAACACTCCAAGCTTTAGATATGGTTTTATACCTCTGTATGAATCTGTGCCTCGCCGCAAAATGGCACTGTGGGGGTCTACAGAGAGCTCCTTAGACTTCATGGCTTCATTTTAGTCCTGATATGCTGTGAGAATTGGGGGAACATTATCTACACAGGTCTGTGCCTTTCTGAAGCAGGTTCAGTGAATTTGTCACAGGTGGACTCAAGAAAAAACAGGATGCTTAAGGCCACTGGAAGCACTTGAGCTGGGCTGATACAGCAAAGAGTCTAAATCCTTTTGTAGATgagatgtttcagtttttggTTTTTGATTGATTAAAAAAGAGTT is part of the Anabas testudineus chromosome 2, fAnaTes1.2, whole genome shotgun sequence genome and harbors:
- the LOC113164298 gene encoding double-stranded RNA-specific editase 1-like isoform X2; translated protein: MALLMDTTHTTAAYHCLIHRRFKRRRKKRSERKGMMFVAAARLCAQRLRNQERLLTLEQDETQSMSSCSTDIKENRNLDNVFSKEGVAAEADQVLSRSAGGGRKRPLEEGSNGRTHSKYRPKKRKKASGTILPKNAVMQLNEIKPGLQYKLLSQTGPVHAPVFVMTVEVNGQLFEGTGPTKKKAKLIAAEKALRSFVQFPNASEAHLAMGQTLSIPTDFTSDQADFPDMLFNAFETSIPVDNSFYVASNSHGSFHSLGIEYPLLPFSPVPDLIQAPLHPAPSIFISPTSCKNPVMILNELRPGLKYDFVSESGESHSKNFVMSVKVDAQSFQGSGRNKKLAKARAAQAALSALFNMKLDEAPSQQPIPREGLQLHLPQILADTVSRLVVEKFSELTDNFTSPHARRKVLAGVIMTTGADVKEAQVICVSTGTKCINGEYMSDRGLALNDCHAEIIARRSLIRYLYSQLECFLSNNDVEHQKSIFSRCENRAGYKLKDNVQFHLYISTSPCGDARIFSPHEAGVEDQGDRHPNRKARGQLRTKIESGEGTIPMRFSNTIQTWDGVLQGERLLTMSCSDKIARWNVVGFQGSLMTYFTEPIYFSSIILGSLYHADHLSRAVYQRITEIEDLPQSFSLNRPLLSGISNAEARQPGKAPNFSVNWTVGDQGLELINSTTGKDDLGRPSRLCKHALYSRWMRLHCKVISPPALRIRTVRPTSYHEAKQAAVEYHSAKQTLFRAFHKAGLGSWVKKPIEQDQFPLLS
- the LOC113164298 gene encoding double-stranded RNA-specific editase 1-like isoform X1, whose protein sequence is MALLMDTTHTTAAYHCLIHRRFKRRRKKRSERKGMIGSQRLRNQERLLTLEQDETQSMSSCSTDIKENRNLDNVFSKEGVAAEADQVLSRSAGGGRKRPLEEGSNGRTHSKYRPKKRKKASGTILPKNAVMQLNEIKPGLQYKLLSQTGPVHAPVFVMTVEVNGQLFEGTGPTKKKAKLIAAEKALRSFVQFPNASEAHLAMGQTLSIPTDFTSDQADFPDMLFNAFETSIPVDNSFYVASNSHGSFHSLGIEYPLLPFSPVPDLIQAPLHPAPSIFISPTSCKNPVMILNELRPGLKYDFVSESGESHSKNFVMSVKVDAQSFQGSGRNKKLAKARAAQAALSALFNMKLDEAPSQQPIPREGLQLHLPQILADTVSRLVVEKFSELTDNFTSPHARRKVLAGVIMTTGADVKEAQVICVSTGTKCINGEYMSDRGLALNDCHAEIIARRSLIRYLYSQLECFLSNNDVEHQKSIFSRCENRAGYKLKDNVQFHLYISTSPCGDARIFSPHEAGVEDQGDRHPNRKARGQLRTKIESGEGTIPMRFSNTIQTWDGVLQGERLLTMSCSDKIARWNVVGFQGSLMTYFTEPIYFSSIILGSLYHADHLSRAVYQRITEIEDLPQSFSLNRPLLSGISNAEARQPGKAPNFSVNWTVGDQGLELINSTTGKDDLGRPSRLCKHALYSRWMRLHCKVISPPALRIRTVRPTSYHEAKQAAVEYHSAKQTLFRAFHKAGLGSWVKKPIEQDQFPLLS